The following are encoded in a window of Bacillus sp. es.036 genomic DNA:
- a CDS encoding ATP-grasp domain-containing protein: MTRIWFNRWFTTVAHYIEMIRQNHDGKVFEVYGSHPSEDALYLQYCDQAFVEPDLSGHAYVEYCLQTCIHKEIDLFIPRKENVLISRNLSKFHSIGVKVLVSDAELMALMDNKAAMYQSILTKEKELQKSIVPLPDYVVVNKVEDFKKAYHFLREKGHTVCFKPVIGEGANGFRVIKEGQETIEELLTEGVSRRISFEHACSILGQQDSFPDLMVLEYLDGYEYSIDCLAYDGELHLAIPRKKVEGRVRELENNEELLEIARAIHKEYSIDYISNIQVKFSNGIPKLLEINPRMAGGLNISCLSGVNIPYEAIKLLQNGGNPSLNLKPEMGIRASHIEKEVVLS; encoded by the coding sequence ATGACAAGAATATGGTTTAATCGATGGTTTACAACAGTTGCACATTACATAGAAATGATTCGACAGAACCATGACGGAAAGGTGTTCGAAGTATATGGTTCACACCCGAGTGAAGATGCCTTGTATTTACAGTATTGCGATCAAGCGTTTGTAGAACCTGATCTAAGTGGGCATGCGTACGTTGAGTATTGCCTGCAGACTTGTATCCATAAGGAAATCGATTTGTTTATTCCGCGTAAAGAAAATGTCCTCATCTCAAGGAACCTTTCGAAATTCCACAGCATTGGCGTAAAAGTTCTCGTAAGTGATGCAGAACTGATGGCTCTTATGGACAATAAAGCTGCCATGTACCAATCCATTCTTACGAAGGAAAAAGAGCTGCAGAAATCAATTGTGCCTCTTCCAGACTATGTGGTTGTAAACAAAGTGGAAGACTTTAAAAAAGCGTATCATTTTCTTCGAGAGAAAGGTCATACGGTTTGTTTCAAACCTGTAATCGGGGAAGGTGCAAATGGTTTCCGAGTGATCAAAGAAGGCCAGGAAACGATTGAAGAGCTTCTTACAGAAGGGGTATCGAGAAGAATTTCATTTGAGCATGCCTGTTCCATTTTAGGTCAACAAGATTCGTTTCCAGACTTGATGGTCTTAGAGTACTTAGATGGGTATGAGTATAGCATTGACTGCCTTGCGTATGATGGAGAGTTGCATCTTGCCATTCCTCGTAAGAAAGTTGAGGGGAGAGTAAGAGAACTTGAGAACAATGAAGAGTTACTAGAAATTGCACGAGCTATTCACAAGGAATATAGCATTGATTACATCTCAAATATTCAAGTTAAGTTCAGCAATGGAATTCCTAAGCTTCTTGAAATTAACCCAAGGATGGCCGGGGGCTTGAACATTAGTTGCTTATCTGGTGTAAACATCCCCTACGAAGCGATTAAATTATTGCAAAATGGAGGCAATCCATCTCTTAATTTAAAGCCAGAAATGGGCATACGTGCTAGTCATATCGAGAAAGAAGTTGTCCTTTCTTAA
- a CDS encoding vWA domain-containing protein, with protein MMSITLMKKNAGIVLKKKNLDQVVARVGLVLDISGSMRKLYKEGIVQKVVERVLAVASQFDDDGSLDVWVYDNEFSRLKPVTEFDFEGYVDHQILSNDLVHKFGRNDEPQVMEDVISKYVKEDPSKEPVLIVFINDGGCKRGIKKAIVESSDQPLFWQFIGIGDSNFDVLEKLDTMTGRFIDNANFFHIEDIDRTSDEVLYNNLLNEFPDWLKEAREKNVIQ; from the coding sequence CTGATGAGTATTACATTAATGAAAAAGAATGCTGGGATTGTATTAAAGAAAAAGAATCTAGATCAGGTTGTAGCCAGAGTAGGGCTTGTTCTAGATATCAGTGGATCAATGCGAAAACTATACAAAGAAGGGATCGTTCAAAAAGTAGTTGAGCGTGTTCTGGCCGTTGCGAGTCAATTTGATGATGATGGTTCATTAGATGTGTGGGTCTATGATAATGAATTTAGTCGGTTAAAACCTGTAACAGAATTTGATTTCGAAGGATACGTAGATCATCAAATACTTTCGAACGACCTCGTTCATAAATTTGGTAGAAACGATGAACCTCAAGTAATGGAAGACGTTATCAGTAAATACGTTAAAGAAGACCCATCTAAAGAGCCGGTGCTCATTGTGTTTATTAATGATGGTGGCTGTAAACGTGGAATTAAGAAAGCTATTGTTGAATCCTCAGACCAACCTCTTTTTTGGCAGTTTATTGGAATAGGAGATTCTAATTTTGATGTGCTAGAGAAATTGGATACCATGACGGGGAGGTTCATAGATAACGCCAACTTCTTCCATATAGAAGATATCGACCGGACAAGTGATGAAGTATTGTACAATAATCTTCTAAATGAATTTCCAGATTGGTTGAAAGAAGCAAGAGAAAAGAATGTGATACAGTAG
- a CDS encoding TerD family protein gives MTISLQKGQRIDLTKGNAGLSKIMVGLGWDPVEQKKGGLLGGLFGGGSGGANVDCDASILMLEDDKLTSKKDLIYFGNLKSACGSINHTGDNLTGAGDGDDEQIIIDLGQVPQRITKLVFVVNIYDAVKRKQDFGMIQNAFIRVVNQSNQEEMLKFNLTDNYSGKTSLFVAEIYRHGSEWKFAAIGNGTNDAGLSDIAKKY, from the coding sequence TTGACAATTTCTTTGCAGAAAGGTCAACGAATTGACTTAACAAAAGGAAATGCCGGCTTATCGAAAATTATGGTTGGTCTGGGTTGGGATCCAGTTGAGCAAAAGAAAGGTGGCCTTCTAGGCGGTCTTTTTGGAGGCGGAAGCGGCGGCGCTAACGTTGACTGTGATGCTTCAATCTTAATGCTTGAAGATGATAAGTTAACTTCTAAGAAAGATTTAATTTATTTTGGTAATTTAAAAAGCGCATGTGGAAGTATTAATCACACAGGTGACAACTTAACGGGTGCAGGAGACGGTGATGATGAACAAATCATCATAGATCTCGGACAAGTTCCACAACGCATTACGAAGCTCGTTTTTGTTGTTAATATTTATGATGCCGTAAAACGCAAACAGGATTTTGGTATGATTCAGAACGCGTTTATTCGCGTGGTCAATCAGTCAAATCAAGAAGAGATGCTTAAATTTAATCTTACAGATAACTACTCTGGTAAGACAAGCCTATTCGTTGCAGAAATCTATCGCCACGGTAGTGAATGGAAATTTGCTGCTATTGGAAATGGAACGAACGATGCAGGGTTAAGCGATATTGCGAAAAAATACTAA
- a CDS encoding TerD family protein — protein MAVSLSKGQKVDLTKTNPGLSKVIVGLGWDTNKYDGGKDFDLDASIFLLDSTGKCSSDKDFVFYNQTEGGGGSVVHTGDNRTGEGAGDDEQVKVHLQDVPAEIEKISFVITIHDAEARSQNFGQVSNAFVRILNEESNEELIRYDLGEDFSIETAIIVGELYRHSGEWKFSAVGSGYQGGLARIATDFGLQVG, from the coding sequence ATGGCTGTATCATTATCTAAAGGACAAAAAGTAGATTTAACAAAAACAAATCCTGGACTTTCAAAAGTTATCGTAGGACTTGGTTGGGACACGAACAAATATGATGGTGGAAAGGACTTTGACCTGGACGCAAGCATCTTCCTATTAGATAGCACTGGTAAGTGTTCTTCTGATAAAGATTTTGTTTTCTATAATCAAACTGAAGGTGGTGGCGGTTCGGTTGTTCATACTGGTGATAACCGTACTGGTGAAGGTGCAGGAGATGACGAGCAAGTAAAAGTTCATCTTCAAGATGTACCGGCTGAAATTGAGAAAATTTCATTCGTCATTACGATTCATGATGCTGAAGCACGTAGCCAGAATTTCGGTCAAGTATCGAATGCATTTGTACGCATTCTAAATGAAGAATCAAATGAAGAGCTCATCCGTTACGACCTAGGAGAAGATTTCTCAATTGAAACGGCGATTATTGTAGGTGAATTATACCGTCATAGCGGCGAATGGAAATTCTCTGCAGTTGGTTCAGGTTATCAAGGTGGACTTGCTAGAATTGCAACTGATTTTGGTTTACAAGTCGGATAA
- a CDS encoding TerD family protein, with product MGIQLSKGQRIDLTKTNPGLVKGLIGLGWDTNKYQGGSDFDLDASAFLVDANNRCQDDLDFIFYNNLEHPSKSVIHTGDNRTGEGDGDDEQLIVDFSKIPAHVDKIGITVTIHDGEGRHQNFGQVSNAFVRLADESTGEELLRFDLGEDFSIETAVVVCELYRHGSEWKFNAIGSGFSGGLASLCKNYGLEV from the coding sequence TTGGGAATTCAACTATCTAAAGGACAGAGAATTGATTTAACAAAAACGAATCCAGGACTCGTTAAAGGACTTATTGGACTTGGTTGGGATACGAATAAATATCAAGGTGGTTCGGACTTTGATTTGGATGCATCAGCTTTTCTAGTTGATGCAAATAATCGTTGTCAGGATGATTTGGATTTCATTTTCTATAACAATTTAGAACACCCAAGTAAATCCGTCATTCATACAGGTGATAACCGTACAGGTGAAGGGGATGGAGATGATGAGCAGCTGATCGTCGATTTTTCCAAAATCCCAGCTCATGTTGATAAAATCGGGATTACCGTTACGATTCACGATGGTGAGGGGCGGCATCAGAACTTCGGACAAGTATCGAACGCATTTGTTCGTCTTGCGGATGAATCCACTGGAGAAGAGCTATTGCGCTTTGACCTTGGAGAAGACTTCTCAATTGAAACGGCAGTTGTCGTTTGTGAGCTTTATCGCCACGGTAGCGAATGGAAGTTCAATGCAATTGGAAGTGGGTTCTCAGGCGGACTTGCTTCGCTTTGCAAAAATTATGGCCTTGAGGTTTAA
- a CDS encoding TerC family protein: protein MWGEVLTDPVSWGLIGTLVLLEGLLSADNALVLAVMVKHLPPEQRRKALTYGLIGAYFFRFLFIGIGMFLIKFWWIKVFGAAYLAWIVIQHFRNKGGEEGTEGMKKDTWLVRTFGLFWATVISVELMDIAFSADSILAALAISEQVWVLLLGGMIGILLMRTVAGVFLKLIERVPEMENTAFVLIAIIALKMFLSVFHIEVPHVAFFGIIVLAFLGTFVVHYINNRNRPYAEETASAKENE, encoded by the coding sequence ATGTGGGGAGAAGTTTTAACAGACCCTGTTTCATGGGGGCTTATTGGTACATTGGTTCTTCTGGAAGGTTTGTTATCAGCTGATAACGCACTCGTTCTTGCCGTTATGGTTAAACACCTTCCTCCAGAGCAACGTAGAAAAGCATTAACGTATGGTTTAATCGGTGCTTATTTCTTCCGATTCCTCTTTATTGGTATCGGAATGTTTCTTATTAAATTCTGGTGGATCAAAGTATTTGGTGCCGCATACCTTGCTTGGATTGTCATTCAACACTTTAGAAATAAAGGTGGAGAAGAAGGCACAGAGGGTATGAAAAAAGATACCTGGCTTGTGCGTACATTTGGGTTGTTCTGGGCTACTGTCATTTCAGTAGAACTAATGGACATTGCATTCTCTGCTGATAGCATCTTAGCTGCATTAGCTATTTCAGAACAGGTATGGGTACTGTTACTTGGAGGAATGATTGGTATTCTTCTTATGAGAACAGTAGCTGGCGTTTTCCTTAAATTGATTGAAAGAGTACCTGAAATGGAAAATACAGCATTTGTTTTGATTGCAATTATTGCCTTGAAGATGTTCTTAAGTGTTTTCCATATCGAAGTTCCTCACGTAGCATTCTTTGGTATCATCGTGCTTGCGTTCCTTGGAACATTTGTTGTTCATTATATTAATAATCGAAATCGTCCTTACGCAGAAGAAACAGCTTCAGCAAAAGAGAACGAATAG
- a CDS encoding HpcH/HpaI aldolase/citrate lyase family protein, with amino-acid sequence MSKHVGREQLAYAVGAALYMPAIRKDIATIVIQEKYKEVVTIVLDLEDAIGDNRVDEAIDQTVEHLSAIEEAMVCGTLNWESLPLLFIRVRSANQLKEVARKLETSIHYLTGFVFPKFSTSNGRDYLHTLREVEMTAGTRLYGMPILESPELFYKETRYTEFHSLSLLFQEYESSILNVRIGATDLCGLYGIRRSAQSTIYDISVMRDFIADMVNYFGRSFVVSGPVWEYFNNRQELREHGEQNVSDYNTGLLNEALLDLTNGLIGKTVIHPSHLTVVQSVNVVSKEEYLDALSILENATGEIGVLKSNSQNKMNEIKPHHKWAVKVIMKSTIYGVYHDKYNFFKMLTETIPFSDPVGYER; translated from the coding sequence ATGAGTAAACATGTAGGACGAGAACAGCTTGCTTATGCGGTTGGGGCTGCTTTATATATGCCTGCAATACGAAAAGATATTGCAACGATCGTGATCCAAGAAAAGTATAAAGAAGTGGTGACAATTGTTCTTGATCTTGAAGATGCGATTGGAGACAACCGTGTCGATGAGGCGATCGATCAAACGGTGGAACATCTATCAGCCATTGAAGAAGCGATGGTTTGTGGGACACTAAATTGGGAGAGCTTGCCCCTCTTATTTATTCGCGTTCGCTCTGCCAATCAACTAAAAGAAGTGGCAAGAAAATTAGAAACTTCCATTCATTATTTAACAGGATTTGTGTTTCCTAAGTTCTCCACAAGTAATGGTAGAGATTACTTACATACTTTACGAGAGGTGGAAATGACCGCAGGAACACGATTATACGGGATGCCAATATTAGAGTCTCCAGAGCTTTTCTATAAGGAAACACGCTACACGGAGTTTCATTCTCTTTCATTATTGTTCCAAGAATATGAATCTTCCATACTAAATGTACGTATCGGGGCCACAGATCTTTGTGGACTTTATGGAATACGTCGAAGTGCACAGTCAACGATTTATGATATTTCAGTAATGAGAGATTTTATAGCAGATATGGTCAACTATTTTGGGAGAAGCTTTGTCGTTTCTGGTCCTGTTTGGGAGTATTTCAATAATCGACAGGAATTAAGAGAGCATGGAGAGCAGAACGTCTCTGATTATAATACTGGGCTATTGAATGAGGCGTTACTTGATTTAACCAATGGTTTGATTGGCAAGACGGTTATTCATCCCTCGCACCTTACCGTGGTGCAAAGCGTGAATGTTGTATCGAAAGAAGAGTACCTTGATGCACTTAGTATTCTTGAAAATGCAACTGGTGAAATAGGTGTTCTAAAAAGTAACTCACAGAACAAAATGAATGAGATTAAGCCGCATCATAAATGGGCAGTAAAAGTTATTATGAAATCAACGATCTATGGGGTGTATCATGACAAGTATAATTTCTTCAAAATGCTCACCGAAACAATACCATTTTCCGATCCTGTCGGATATGAGCGTTAA
- a CDS encoding phosphoribosyltransferase family protein, translated as MTSIISSKCSPKQYHFPILSDMSVNLEITQNALSIPINEFFNMAARINKKRGFLFVSKILGKHLPVNPYKPLLASGLLASTYYERVTGHVVDDLSDIRKGFLSNQREEIEKAYELLQMNPLTLQEPPIVIGFAETATALGHAVFDCFQQGYYIHTTRENVGGLAPEFNFKEEHSHAVDQRCYANRSILYKQHPILLVDDEITTGKTCLNIIRELHAKYPREHYAVLSLLDWRSEENMEQYQALEKELGITIRVESLLKGTIAFEGKPLERPINEFHANEDPSKETVINRINLASEFQSLPESGYLSYSGRFGINETDQAVIEASCQQASKILNKEQHGGKTLCLGTGEFMYIPMKIASYLDGDISYHSTTRSPIQPVKLEDYAITEGFTFQNPEDHAIQHYVYNIPKGEYDEAFVFFEKRVSDDNVMEFATLLKEREIKTVHIVTCS; from the coding sequence ATGACAAGTATAATTTCTTCAAAATGCTCACCGAAACAATACCATTTTCCGATCCTGTCGGATATGAGCGTTAATCTAGAAATCACGCAAAATGCATTGAGCATACCAATCAATGAATTTTTTAATATGGCAGCACGAATTAATAAAAAACGAGGTTTTCTATTTGTTAGTAAGATACTAGGAAAGCATCTTCCGGTCAATCCCTATAAGCCATTGCTTGCTTCAGGACTTCTTGCTTCTACTTATTATGAACGAGTCACAGGTCATGTTGTTGATGATCTTTCAGACATTCGAAAAGGGTTTTTAAGTAATCAAAGGGAAGAGATTGAGAAAGCATATGAGCTCTTGCAAATGAATCCTCTTACCCTTCAAGAACCTCCAATTGTAATCGGATTTGCTGAAACAGCCACTGCGCTTGGCCATGCAGTGTTTGATTGCTTTCAACAAGGCTACTATATTCACACAACACGTGAGAATGTAGGCGGACTCGCACCAGAGTTCAACTTTAAAGAAGAACACTCTCATGCAGTAGATCAACGCTGTTATGCCAATCGCTCAATTCTTTACAAACAACATCCAATCTTATTAGTGGATGATGAAATTACGACGGGTAAAACGTGTCTTAACATTATCCGTGAGCTTCACGCTAAATATCCTCGCGAGCATTATGCGGTTCTTTCTTTATTAGATTGGCGATCGGAAGAAAACATGGAACAATATCAGGCATTGGAAAAAGAGCTCGGCATAACGATACGTGTTGAATCGCTTCTTAAAGGAACGATTGCGTTTGAAGGGAAGCCACTTGAACGCCCGATCAATGAGTTTCATGCTAATGAAGATCCGAGTAAGGAAACGGTTATCAATCGAATAAACCTGGCATCTGAGTTTCAGTCTTTACCTGAGAGTGGCTATCTTTCTTATAGCGGGAGGTTTGGCATTAACGAAACGGATCAAGCAGTGATAGAAGCGTCGTGTCAGCAGGCTTCAAAGATTTTAAACAAAGAACAACATGGTGGAAAGACGTTATGTCTTGGAACGGGAGAGTTTATGTACATTCCAATGAAGATTGCATCTTACTTGGATGGAGATATCTCCTATCATTCTACTACGAGAAGTCCTATCCAACCGGTTAAGCTTGAGGATTATGCCATAACAGAAGGCTTCACTTTTCAAAATCCAGAAGATCATGCCATTCAACACTATGTCTATAACATTCCAAAAGGCGAATATGACGAGGCATTTGTTTTCTTTGAAAAACGGGTTTCAGACGACAATGTTATGGAATTCGCAACATTATTAAAAGAACGAGAAATCAAAACGGTTCATATCGTTACGTGTTCGTGA
- a CDS encoding cysteine protease StiP family protein translates to MGSYPEQDVIFLLKDLSEITMEKSTDEREQAIQQGTHYSEMLPIEYNPTEEYMKLFYASLEETKHKVAVAVGVVAEQIVAERGFQTVLVSLARAGTPIGVLIKRYLFYKYDQSFPHYSISIIRDRGIDEEALRYILNEHPGSSISFIDGWTGKGAITNELTKSVDEFNTMTGENLSSELAVLADPGDCSSLFGTREDFLIPSACLNSTVSGLVSRTVLNKRWIHKGDFHGAKYYSELASEDVSNLYVDTICSQFPLIDNEVKSGLEEIKKQKRKPEWKGLESIENIQRDFGITNSHLIKPGVGETTRVLLRRVPWKILVHPNAEMNLEHILILARDRGVPIEEYSNMSYSCCGLIKPLDKE, encoded by the coding sequence ATGGGAAGCTATCCTGAGCAAGATGTCATTTTTCTTTTAAAAGATTTATCAGAAATAACGATGGAAAAAAGCACCGATGAAAGAGAGCAAGCGATCCAACAAGGAACGCACTATTCAGAAATGCTACCAATTGAATATAACCCTACCGAAGAATACATGAAGCTGTTCTACGCTTCACTTGAGGAAACAAAACATAAAGTCGCCGTAGCCGTAGGCGTGGTGGCCGAACAAATCGTAGCGGAAAGAGGCTTTCAAACCGTACTGGTTTCTTTAGCTCGAGCAGGAACGCCAATTGGAGTTCTGATCAAACGCTATCTTTTTTATAAGTACGATCAAAGTTTCCCTCATTACAGCATCTCGATCATTCGCGATAGAGGGATTGATGAGGAAGCACTTCGGTATATTTTAAATGAACATCCTGGTTCTTCGATTTCATTTATTGATGGCTGGACGGGTAAGGGAGCCATTACAAATGAATTAACAAAGTCAGTTGATGAATTCAATACAATGACTGGAGAGAACTTATCAAGTGAGTTAGCTGTTTTAGCTGACCCTGGTGACTGCTCGTCTCTCTTTGGAACGCGTGAAGATTTTCTTATTCCAAGTGCCTGTTTAAATTCAACTGTTTCAGGACTTGTTAGTCGTACCGTGTTAAATAAACGCTGGATCCATAAAGGTGATTTCCATGGAGCGAAGTACTACTCAGAGCTAGCTTCAGAAGATGTTTCAAATTTGTATGTCGATACGATTTGCAGTCAGTTTCCTCTCATAGATAATGAGGTGAAAAGCGGATTAGAAGAGATCAAAAAGCAGAAGCGGAAGCCTGAGTGGAAAGGGCTAGAATCAATTGAGAATATCCAGCGCGATTTTGGTATAACGAATAGCCACCTCATTAAACCAGGTGTTGGAGAAACAACGAGAGTTTTGCTGCGACGGGTGCCCTGGAAGATCCTCGTTCATCCAAACGCTGAAATGAATCTTGAACATATTCTCATTTTGGCAAGGGATCGGGGCGTGCCAATAGAAGAGTACTCTAATATGTCTTATTCATGCTGTGGGCTCATTAAGCCACTGGATAAAGAATAA
- a CDS encoding HAD family hydrolase, translated as MRAFASDLDRTLIYSHRMIDPSTATDVHLIETLDGKDISYISSYSRKALQKLNNEIYFIPVTTRTIEQYQRITLFQTAIQPEYAITSNGGHILKDGNVVKGWSDQLKASLETCLSLPVFIRQLEERITGNWVERIRQADHLFIYLIIQRDQVSREELSSLFEWAREQGWQPSLQGKKLYFVPNPVNKWKAVEYLKNELGLSYVYTAGDSLLDYELVKYGDYGFVPLHGEVLESYPGLHKTEAHGMPASDEILLSITEDLSLSKLTSEQNS; from the coding sequence ATGAGGGCTTTTGCGAGCGATTTAGATCGCACTTTAATTTATTCTCATCGCATGATTGATCCTAGTACTGCAACAGACGTTCATTTGATTGAAACGCTTGATGGAAAAGATATTTCTTATATTTCGAGTTATTCGCGTAAAGCTTTGCAGAAACTGAATAATGAAATCTACTTTATTCCTGTCACAACGAGAACAATTGAACAATACCAACGAATTACGCTGTTTCAAACAGCCATTCAACCAGAATATGCTATAACGAGCAATGGTGGTCATATTTTAAAGGATGGGAATGTTGTAAAGGGGTGGTCAGATCAGTTAAAAGCATCACTCGAAACGTGTTTATCTCTTCCTGTTTTTATACGTCAACTAGAGGAACGAATTACAGGGAACTGGGTGGAGCGAATTCGTCAGGCCGATCATCTCTTTATTTATCTCATTATTCAACGTGATCAAGTATCCCGAGAAGAACTTTCTTCATTGTTTGAATGGGCACGTGAACAAGGTTGGCAACCGAGTCTTCAGGGAAAAAAGCTGTACTTTGTACCAAATCCAGTAAACAAATGGAAAGCGGTCGAGTATCTGAAGAATGAGCTAGGGCTTTCTTACGTTTATACAGCCGGAGACTCATTATTAGACTATGAGCTTGTTAAGTATGGCGATTATGGATTTGTTCCGTTGCATGGTGAAGTTCTTGAAAGCTATCCAGGTTTACATAAAACAGAAGCACATGGAATGCCTGCTTCAGACGAGATTCTATTATCAATTACGGAAGACTTATCGTTAAGCAAGCTCACTTCAGAACAAAACAGTTAA
- a CDS encoding YceG family protein translates to MSYYDQILIKKASLDDENLKERLLQSFPERDFYENGKELHITQIVGRFLGSYYDENDYFLQLHDLYKSNQFHVLSEELNKVISPERLQAIQSIHSINQKENGLSANRFVAFLEGAKLIPSHQNPSLHRHIRKSLIATLTLFEKQHQDGFSHPEFRRVLVDLMKWTWNHLDPWLAETQFEIKMPGVVWYGEATTSQQYFLLYLVELGCDVLYFHPEGIDSFQEIDPNGDFMEKRKLPATAKLEAFPIEKPERRSTVAYRATKEMDMVLHHEGSQLFKPWQLRSYAPKSVTLKTTYDEMFLIAKEKAFIRPNFKVDNGSVHIPSLFAKVMGVSENKKEYWNRLQDISEMKSTVMIRQFPFTQETRANQKFHYQHALNQEGVLDPEIMMQGNWWQYKHLPNETQKAIGQAISRMCNNPKLLPEGNESEEEIKLYLFSQTTNISEEFVHLIQTFDYSQEVPKVVLYNTEMNGTLSRSDAAVLHLLNEFGIDIILYNPPGHQCIERFIDANQFDIHWLEEMAYRQDFKEPSVIRKLFKSIKL, encoded by the coding sequence ATGAGTTACTATGATCAAATTCTGATCAAAAAAGCATCGCTTGATGATGAGAATCTAAAAGAACGGTTACTTCAGTCGTTTCCAGAGCGTGATTTTTATGAGAATGGAAAAGAACTACACATTACGCAAATAGTTGGTAGATTTCTCGGAAGCTACTATGATGAGAATGACTATTTCTTACAATTGCATGATCTGTACAAGTCAAATCAATTTCATGTGCTAAGCGAAGAATTGAACAAAGTGATAAGTCCTGAGCGACTTCAAGCGATACAATCGATCCATTCGATTAACCAAAAAGAAAACGGACTCTCGGCAAATCGGTTCGTTGCTTTCCTAGAAGGTGCTAAGCTTATTCCGTCTCATCAAAATCCATCTTTACATCGCCATATACGAAAATCATTAATTGCAACCCTTACTCTTTTTGAAAAACAGCACCAGGATGGATTTAGTCATCCTGAATTCCGCAGGGTCCTTGTTGATTTAATGAAATGGACGTGGAATCACCTCGATCCGTGGCTAGCAGAAACTCAGTTTGAAATCAAAATGCCCGGTGTTGTTTGGTACGGAGAAGCAACAACTAGTCAGCAATACTTCTTACTTTATTTAGTTGAACTTGGATGTGATGTGCTTTATTTCCATCCTGAAGGCATCGATTCGTTTCAGGAAATCGATCCGAATGGAGATTTCATGGAGAAGCGCAAACTACCTGCAACTGCTAAACTAGAAGCTTTTCCGATCGAAAAGCCGGAGAGACGTTCTACTGTCGCCTATCGGGCAACGAAAGAAATGGATATGGTCCTTCACCATGAAGGCTCCCAGTTGTTTAAACCATGGCAATTAAGAAGTTATGCTCCAAAGTCCGTCACATTAAAAACCACCTATGATGAAATGTTCTTAATTGCAAAGGAAAAAGCATTCATTCGGCCAAATTTCAAAGTGGATAACGGAAGCGTTCACATCCCGTCTTTATTTGCCAAGGTTATGGGAGTTTCAGAGAATAAGAAGGAATATTGGAACAGACTTCAAGATATCAGCGAAATGAAATCAACTGTTATGATACGTCAATTCCCTTTTACTCAGGAAACGAGAGCCAATCAAAAGTTTCACTATCAACATGCATTAAATCAAGAAGGTGTATTGGATCCGGAAATCATGATGCAAGGTAACTGGTGGCAATATAAGCACTTGCCAAATGAAACGCAAAAGGCAATTGGACAGGCGATTTCGAGAATGTGCAACAACCCTAAGTTACTTCCTGAAGGTAATGAGTCAGAAGAAGAAATAAAACTTTATCTTTTTTCACAAACCACCAATATTTCTGAAGAGTTTGTTCATTTAATTCAAACGTTCGATTACTCTCAGGAAGTACCAAAAGTTGTTTTATATAATACAGAAATGAATGGCACGCTTTCTCGATCCGATGCAGCCGTTTTACATCTGCTAAATGAATTTGGTATTGATATTATTCTTTACAATCCACCAGGCCACCAATGTATCGAGCGCTTTATTGATGCAAATCAATTTGATATTCATTGGCTAGAGGAAATGGCATATCGTCAGGATTTTAAAGAACCTTCTGTTATTCGGAAGCTGTTTAAATCAATTAAATTATAA